One Glutamicibacter halophytocola DNA segment encodes these proteins:
- a CDS encoding biotin--[acetyl-CoA-carboxylase] ligase, with protein MDTSQGAARAAIDPTRFAQLTQQLSLGAVEFKETSGSTNAELADLASRGLAGHLSVYYTEHQQAGKGRLGRAWVTPSGSSITVSVMMAPGASVPTEALSWYTMLAALAWSRAAERVAKVPVRIKWPNDLLAGEFKICGILAQMVPAGSGYGVVVGTGMNVDQSREELPVPTATSLRLASSHAIDRTQLLAEYLKELVNLDRGFRQVSGSVQVPLPGFEGRSLREMASEKLATLGHEVRVEFPDGSTLEATAVQLAPDGALVLEDRNGQRTNVLAGDVHHVRRADGKYA; from the coding sequence ATGGACACTTCCCAGGGCGCCGCCCGCGCAGCCATCGACCCCACGCGTTTTGCCCAGCTCACTCAGCAGCTTTCGCTCGGAGCGGTGGAATTCAAAGAGACCTCGGGGTCAACGAATGCCGAATTAGCGGATCTGGCCAGCCGGGGCCTGGCTGGCCATCTGAGCGTGTACTACACGGAGCACCAGCAAGCAGGCAAAGGCCGGCTCGGCCGTGCCTGGGTGACGCCGTCCGGCTCCTCGATCACCGTGAGCGTGATGATGGCCCCCGGAGCGAGCGTTCCCACCGAAGCGCTATCCTGGTACACCATGCTGGCCGCCTTGGCCTGGAGCCGAGCTGCAGAACGCGTCGCCAAAGTCCCGGTCCGCATCAAATGGCCCAATGACCTGCTGGCCGGGGAGTTCAAGATTTGCGGCATCCTGGCCCAAATGGTCCCGGCCGGCTCCGGATACGGGGTGGTTGTTGGCACCGGGATGAACGTGGACCAGAGCCGCGAAGAACTTCCGGTCCCCACGGCCACGTCGCTGCGGCTGGCCAGTTCGCACGCCATCGACCGCACCCAATTGCTGGCCGAGTACCTCAAGGAACTGGTGAACCTCGACCGCGGTTTCCGCCAGGTCTCCGGGTCCGTTCAAGTGCCGCTGCCGGGATTCGAGGGCCGGTCCCTGCGCGAAATGGCCAGCGAAAAACTGGCCACCCTGGGCCACGAGGTGCGGGTCGAATTCCCCGACGGCTCAACCCTGGAAGCCACCGCAGTCCAGCTGGCGCCTGACGGAGCACTGGTTTTGGAGGACCGGAACGGGCAGCGGACCAATGTGCTGGCCGGGGACGTGCACCACGTGCGGCGCGCCGATGGAAAGTATGCCTAA
- a CDS encoding serine/threonine-protein kinase has protein sequence MSPRRPSSPAPQIPGFTLVKPLGTGGFSDVYLYEQHRPQRKVAIKVLLADVSKDDARKLFETEANLMAQLSSHPYIVTIYQAETTEDGRSYLAMEYCSRPSLDARYRRGVLSVDEALTLAIQLCSAVHTAHLAGIVHRDIKPANVLTTDYNRPALTDFGISGTVGSHAAGMSVPWSAPEAFEEGLPPGVRMDVYSLGATIYTVLAGHSPFVHPGQDNSQAVLIERICNTQLRALTRADIPDSLNQALAVAMAKDPESRFGTAAELARTLQRIQMELGFSVTEFEVMEDPAAEAAPEEEGEATRVRSVTSISDAQRPLSAGPMISFVPGQRPKDSGSSRPAKPKVAERFVAAPSDAADSSQSPAGDQADAPAAENEARSFPKIFIVVGIILVLLIGGAVAVNRLLPQDERTTEGGLPITASGDPKDPLLGGTVPMVENFKYSTVGETVTFRWENPEPNQGDFYRWAPITATDKGEVEQTKSTSATTAIAEGGQTCIEVKLVRDDGRISDASKFCTG, from the coding sequence GTGAGCCCACGGCGCCCCTCGTCGCCCGCGCCGCAGATCCCCGGCTTCACCCTGGTCAAGCCACTGGGTACCGGCGGCTTCTCCGACGTGTACCTCTACGAACAGCATCGGCCCCAGCGCAAGGTGGCCATCAAAGTGCTCCTGGCTGATGTCAGCAAGGACGATGCCCGGAAGCTCTTTGAAACTGAAGCCAACTTGATGGCCCAGCTCTCGTCGCATCCGTACATTGTGACCATTTATCAGGCGGAGACCACCGAGGATGGCCGCTCGTACCTGGCGATGGAGTATTGCTCCCGTCCCTCCCTTGATGCCCGGTACCGTCGCGGCGTGCTCAGCGTTGATGAGGCGCTGACCCTGGCAATCCAGCTTTGCTCTGCGGTGCACACCGCGCACTTGGCGGGCATCGTGCATCGCGATATCAAGCCGGCCAACGTGCTGACCACCGATTACAACCGCCCGGCATTGACCGACTTTGGCATTTCGGGCACCGTGGGGTCCCATGCTGCCGGGATGTCCGTGCCATGGTCGGCACCTGAGGCCTTTGAAGAGGGCCTCCCGCCGGGGGTGCGCATGGATGTCTACTCGCTGGGCGCCACCATCTACACGGTGCTGGCCGGGCACTCGCCATTCGTGCATCCCGGACAGGACAATTCGCAAGCAGTCCTCATCGAGCGAATCTGCAACACCCAGCTGCGGGCGTTGACCCGGGCCGACATCCCGGATTCGCTGAATCAGGCCCTGGCGGTAGCCATGGCCAAGGATCCAGAGAGCCGATTTGGCACGGCCGCAGAACTTGCGCGGACCTTGCAGCGGATCCAAATGGAGTTGGGTTTTTCCGTCACCGAGTTCGAGGTGATGGAAGATCCCGCTGCTGAGGCGGCTCCGGAAGAGGAAGGGGAGGCAACCCGCGTTCGGAGCGTCACCTCGATCAGCGACGCCCAGCGCCCGCTGTCGGCAGGCCCGATGATTTCCTTCGTTCCGGGGCAGCGTCCCAAGGATTCGGGCAGCAGCAGGCCCGCCAAGCCCAAGGTGGCCGAGCGATTTGTTGCTGCCCCCAGCGACGCCGCGGATTCCTCGCAATCGCCTGCTGGGGATCAGGCCGACGCGCCAGCGGCGGAAAATGAAGCTAGGAGTTTCCCGAAAATATTCATTGTTGTCGGGATCATCCTGGTTTTGCTGATTGGCGGTGCAGTGGCGGTCAATCGGCTGCTGCCGCAGGATGAAAGAACCACTGAAGGCGGACTTCCCATCACCGCTTCCGGCGATCCAAAAGATCCCCTGCTGGGCGGCACCGTGCCGATGGTGGAAAATTTCAAGTACTCTACGGTGGGTGAGACAGTGACCTTCCGCTGGGAAAACCCGGAACCTAACCAGGGTGATTTCTACCGGTGGGCGCCTATCACGGCAACGGATAAGGGCGAAGTCGAGCAGACCAAGTCAACCAGCGCGACGACCGCTATCGCTGAAGGCGGACAGACGTGCATTGAAGTCAAACTGGTTCGCGATGACGGCCGCATCTCCGATGCGTCAAAGTTCTGTACGGGTTAA
- a CDS encoding RDD family protein: MAVKMNLVDATTTQRLLSWLVDMVPVLILSVIFLPMISAKMLQALTVPEVMGDIMGIYATYALLSLAYTVFVWWWEATAGKTPGNLVLGVRTTNLEGGAPGWGKTIGRRLLIAVAGIIPLAGSILMVISNQFDSNGKKQGWHDKAAGTLVLDIKAGRDPLSTGGKQGPESFAPQPAAGQDSAVANVRQPAAEQAPAVTNVPVQKADGPLEKEVAVIDSVPGAVRSPLPEPEPQPEPQPQAELSDQHVSGADADEEEGYTRIRSAAPAGLHLEFDDQKCIELDGTILLGRNPSHGEGDIGVRLVVLDDPERSVSKTHLLVQPGAGCIWVTDRGSANGSSIVDAQGAVRALEPGKPEQALAGQTVYLGDRYFHVEQP, from the coding sequence ATGGCAGTGAAAATGAACTTGGTGGACGCCACGACCACCCAACGACTGCTGTCATGGCTGGTGGATATGGTGCCGGTGCTGATCCTCTCGGTGATTTTCTTGCCGATGATCTCAGCCAAGATGCTCCAAGCCCTCACCGTCCCAGAAGTCATGGGCGACATCATGGGAATCTATGCCACGTATGCCTTGCTCTCTTTGGCCTACACGGTGTTCGTGTGGTGGTGGGAAGCCACCGCTGGCAAGACCCCGGGCAACCTCGTTCTGGGCGTGCGCACCACGAACCTCGAAGGCGGTGCCCCCGGTTGGGGCAAAACCATTGGCCGCCGCTTGCTGATTGCTGTCGCCGGCATCATTCCCCTGGCCGGTTCCATCCTGATGGTCATTTCCAACCAGTTCGATTCCAATGGAAAAAAGCAGGGATGGCACGACAAGGCCGCAGGCACATTGGTTCTGGATATCAAGGCCGGACGTGATCCATTGAGCACTGGCGGCAAACAAGGGCCAGAATCATTTGCCCCGCAGCCGGCAGCAGGGCAGGATTCGGCGGTGGCTAATGTCCGACAGCCAGCGGCTGAGCAGGCTCCGGCCGTCACCAACGTCCCGGTCCAGAAAGCCGACGGTCCGTTGGAGAAGGAGGTGGCCGTCATCGATTCGGTTCCAGGAGCCGTCCGTTCTCCACTGCCAGAACCAGAACCACAGCCAGAACCACAACCGCAGGCCGAGCTCTCTGACCAGCACGTTTCGGGCGCCGACGCGGATGAAGAAGAAGGCTACACCCGAATTCGTTCCGCAGCGCCTGCGGGCCTGCACCTGGAATTTGATGACCAGAAGTGCATCGAGCTCGATGGCACTATTCTGCTCGGTCGCAACCCCTCGCACGGCGAGGGCGACATCGGCGTGCGACTGGTTGTCCTGGATGATCCCGAGCGCAGCGTGTCCAAAACCCACCTGCTGGTTCAGCCCGGTGCCGGCTGCATTTGGGTCACCGACCGCGGTTCGGCCAATGGCTCATCCATTGTTGACGCACAGGGCGCGGTTCGCGCACTGGAACCGGGCAAACCCGAACAGGCCTTGGCCGGGCAGACTGTCTACCTGGGCGACAGGTACTTCCACGTGGAGCAACCTTGA
- a CDS encoding acyl-CoA carboxylase subunit beta, whose product MTQGRTEADEAIDLSTTAGKLAEFRRRQKLSEAPSGQAAIEKQHSRGKHTARERIEMLMDEDSFVEFDALAVHRSTAFGMEKKKPMGDGLVSGYGTVDGRLVAVYSQDFTVYGGSLSQVNGEKIVKVQEFALRNGCPVVGILDGGGARIQEGVASLAMFADIFRNNVHASGVVPQISLIMGPSAGGAAYSPALTDYVIMVDKTSHMFITGPDVIKTVTGEEIDMETLGGARQHNANTGTATYLASDEEDAVEFCKELLDFLPSSNLSDALIAEFDEELEITADDLALDTLIPDSANQPYDMRKIIESVVDDAHFFEMQSLYAPNVMIGYARVEGRTVGIVANQPMQFAGTLDIAASEKAARFVRNCDAFNIPILTFVDVPGFLPGKDQEFQGIIRRGAKLLYAYAEATVPKLTVITRKAYGGAYIVMGSKKLGADLNLAWPTAQIGVMGAQGAVNILYRRDLAAVEAEGGDVEARRKQIIDDYEAELLNPYQAAELGYVDAVIAPSDTRVQLVRGLRALREKHAVLPPKKHGNIPL is encoded by the coding sequence ATGACGCAGGGCAGAACCGAGGCAGACGAAGCAATCGACCTGTCCACCACCGCCGGCAAGCTTGCTGAATTCCGCCGCCGCCAGAAGCTCTCCGAAGCACCTAGCGGCCAGGCAGCAATCGAAAAACAGCACTCCCGCGGAAAGCACACCGCCCGTGAACGCATCGAAATGCTCATGGACGAGGACTCCTTCGTGGAATTCGACGCCCTCGCTGTTCACCGCTCCACTGCCTTCGGCATGGAAAAGAAGAAGCCAATGGGCGATGGCCTGGTTTCCGGCTACGGCACCGTTGATGGCCGCCTTGTGGCCGTCTACTCCCAGGACTTCACCGTCTACGGCGGCTCGCTGTCCCAGGTCAACGGCGAGAAGATCGTCAAGGTCCAGGAATTCGCGCTGCGCAATGGCTGCCCGGTAGTAGGCATCCTCGACGGCGGCGGCGCCCGCATCCAGGAAGGCGTGGCCTCCCTGGCCATGTTCGCCGACATCTTCCGCAACAACGTCCACGCCTCGGGCGTGGTCCCGCAGATCTCGCTGATCATGGGCCCATCGGCTGGTGGAGCCGCCTACTCCCCTGCCCTGACCGACTACGTGATCATGGTTGACAAGACCAGCCACATGTTCATCACCGGGCCAGATGTCATCAAGACCGTCACCGGCGAAGAAATCGACATGGAAACCCTCGGCGGCGCGCGCCAGCACAATGCCAACACCGGTACGGCAACGTACCTGGCCAGCGACGAGGAAGACGCTGTGGAGTTCTGCAAGGAACTGCTGGATTTCCTCCCCTCCTCCAACCTTTCCGATGCCTTGATCGCCGAGTTCGATGAAGAGCTGGAAATCACCGCGGATGACCTGGCGCTGGATACCTTGATTCCGGATTCCGCAAACCAGCCTTATGACATGCGCAAGATCATCGAATCCGTCGTCGATGACGCGCACTTCTTCGAGATGCAGTCGCTGTACGCGCCGAACGTGATGATCGGCTACGCCCGCGTCGAGGGACGCACCGTGGGCATCGTGGCCAACCAGCCAATGCAGTTTGCCGGCACCTTGGACATTGCCGCTTCGGAAAAGGCTGCCCGCTTTGTGCGCAACTGCGATGCCTTCAACATCCCGATCCTCACCTTCGTGGACGTGCCCGGCTTCCTGCCCGGCAAGGACCAGGAATTCCAGGGGATCATCCGCCGCGGCGCGAAGCTGCTCTACGCCTACGCCGAGGCCACCGTGCCGAAGCTGACCGTGATCACCCGCAAGGCCTACGGCGGAGCGTACATCGTGATGGGCTCCAAGAAGCTCGGCGCGGATTTGAACCTGGCCTGGCCCACCGCGCAGATCGGCGTGATGGGCGCGCAGGGCGCAGTGAACATCCTGTACCGCCGCGATCTTGCGGCAGTGGAAGCCGAAGGCGGAGACGTCGAGGCCCGCCGCAAGCAGATCATCGACGACTACGAGGCCGAGCTGCTCAACCCGTACCAGGCCGCCGAGCTGGGCTACGTGGATGCGGTCATCGCCCCGAGCGACACCCGCGTGCAGCTGGTTCGCGGATTGCGCGCACTGCGTGAAAAGCATGCAGTGCTGCCACCGAAGAAGCACGGCAACATCCCGCTGTAG
- a CDS encoding PP2C family protein-serine/threonine phosphatase — protein sequence MNGPAPSTVPSFRYGYATDRGLRRALNEDSLLATDRLVAIADGMGGHEAGEVASALCLKLLGEGLGTVPGRTDPDQLGALLERTDQQIIDVGAGRAGTTLTGAVLVDEMASTAAAQPQLLVFNVGDSRTYLWSHDQLQQVSIDHSEVQEMVDSGQLSPDEAANYPRRHVITRALGINADSHPDFWLLPVAGTERILVCSDGLSSEVGDEKIEEILAYFPDPQQAAEELVQAALTAGGRDNISVIVADVQYGHPDDVEVTVPRLSTMSHTEETS from the coding sequence TTGAACGGCCCGGCACCCAGCACTGTCCCGAGCTTCAGATACGGCTACGCCACCGATCGCGGGCTGCGCCGTGCGCTGAATGAAGACAGCCTGCTGGCCACGGACCGGCTGGTCGCCATCGCCGATGGCATGGGCGGGCATGAAGCCGGCGAAGTAGCCAGCGCCTTGTGCCTGAAGCTGCTTGGCGAGGGGCTGGGCACCGTGCCTGGGCGCACTGATCCGGACCAGCTCGGGGCGCTGCTTGAGCGCACCGATCAGCAGATCATCGACGTGGGCGCTGGCCGGGCCGGAACGACCCTCACCGGGGCGGTGCTGGTGGACGAAATGGCCAGCACAGCAGCGGCGCAGCCCCAGCTCCTGGTCTTTAATGTCGGCGACTCGCGTACCTATCTGTGGTCGCATGACCAGCTGCAACAGGTCAGCATCGACCACTCGGAAGTCCAGGAAATGGTCGACAGCGGTCAGCTGAGCCCGGACGAAGCTGCCAATTACCCGCGCCGCCACGTTATTACCCGTGCCCTTGGCATCAATGCCGATAGCCATCCGGACTTCTGGCTATTGCCCGTTGCGGGCACGGAAAGGATCCTGGTGTGCTCAGATGGCTTGAGCAGCGAAGTGGGCGATGAAAAAATAGAAGAGATTCTGGCGTACTTCCCGGACCCGCAACAGGCTGCCGAAGAATTGGTCCAAGCAGCCCTCACCGCCGGAGGACGCGATAATATCAGCGTGATCGTAGCCGATGTTCAATACGGGCATCCAGACGACGTCGAAGTGACCGTCCCGCGACTATCGACCATGAGCCACACAGAGGAGACATCATGA
- a CDS encoding FHA domain-containing protein, producing the protein MNSLRYIPGEWYALVNDEHAVLLPADTSTEQVTAFWDKLQDAVTVESLLSELLSIYQMNIASLPNFALVSREAAPHTVLRGSLELRSRSQKGEELVSGAGIATWAERQLADSQGWTLGAAAETSTKAAALPIQEGIVRVSALSWDSGQGPSPAAAERAKQAANASAAASAAAASSAVKAPAQSEQKSVAEAPKPEVPEAPAPASVPVADSKPAPAAAPAVSEQKSVAEAPKPEVPEAPAPTSAAVADSKPAPAAAADPAPATEEIAAQEPKPEAPDAPSAPAAAQKPAPFQAPAPAKAASPSQAPKPAAPAAQGPLATEHTEAKAKKVAAQDADNEDTFIPSSDRGHTSSGVNEQTQDPEDYEQHLHSAEFSLASQLLGIRGATGTEYETGDGDDLDTIIKSRAAATSASAADEHTIIRGIKAMKPQTPPRPEPEAGDDSHSGPTEYILARSCEQRHPNPPTASTCHTCGATLSGPARQVRKPAMGRMTVRDRGGIREYSHELNRSVVLGRQPSASAVKEPNPPRLLQIDSPSGDISRSHLLVRLEGWHVQLVDLGATNGTMLLREGQAPRRLSRNQEVMLKSGDVADLGDGVSLRFEDVP; encoded by the coding sequence ATGAACAGCCTGCGTTACATCCCCGGCGAATGGTACGCCCTGGTCAATGACGAGCATGCCGTACTTCTGCCTGCCGACACCAGCACCGAGCAGGTAACCGCCTTCTGGGACAAGCTCCAAGATGCCGTCACCGTCGAGTCGTTGCTCTCCGAGCTGCTGTCCATTTACCAGATGAATATCGCATCCCTGCCAAATTTTGCCCTGGTCTCCCGGGAAGCCGCACCGCACACGGTATTGCGCGGCAGCCTCGAATTGCGCTCGCGTAGCCAGAAGGGCGAAGAATTGGTCAGTGGCGCCGGCATTGCCACCTGGGCTGAGCGACAACTGGCTGACTCGCAAGGCTGGACTCTGGGCGCTGCTGCCGAAACTTCCACCAAGGCCGCGGCGTTGCCAATCCAGGAAGGCATTGTCCGTGTTTCAGCACTGTCGTGGGATAGCGGCCAAGGACCATCCCCAGCTGCAGCGGAGCGTGCCAAGCAAGCAGCGAATGCATCGGCTGCCGCTTCTGCAGCTGCTGCCTCGAGCGCGGTCAAGGCTCCGGCCCAGTCCGAGCAGAAGAGCGTTGCCGAGGCTCCGAAGCCCGAGGTGCCGGAAGCTCCGGCGCCTGCCAGTGTTCCGGTGGCGGACAGCAAGCCCGCCCCAGCGGCCGCTCCTGCAGTGTCCGAGCAGAAGAGCGTTGCCGAGGCTCCGAAGCCCGAGGTGCCGGAAGCTCCGGCGCCAACCAGTGCTGCGGTGGCGGACAGCAAGCCGGCCCCAGCGGCAGCTGCAGATCCTGCTCCGGCCACGGAAGAAATAGCTGCACAAGAGCCAAAGCCTGAAGCACCTGATGCGCCAAGTGCTCCCGCCGCAGCTCAAAAGCCTGCGCCATTCCAGGCACCTGCACCCGCCAAGGCCGCAAGCCCGAGCCAGGCTCCAAAGCCAGCGGCGCCTGCTGCCCAGGGGCCGCTTGCCACAGAGCATACGGAAGCCAAGGCCAAGAAGGTTGCCGCGCAGGACGCCGACAACGAAGACACCTTCATTCCTTCTTCGGATCGCGGGCACACCTCTTCCGGGGTGAACGAACAGACCCAGGACCCGGAGGACTACGAACAGCACCTGCACTCCGCCGAATTCTCGCTGGCTAGCCAGCTGCTGGGCATCCGCGGAGCAACCGGCACCGAATACGAAACCGGTGACGGCGACGATCTGGATACGATCATCAAATCTCGTGCTGCCGCCACCTCGGCTTCCGCGGCGGACGAGCACACGATCATTCGCGGGATCAAGGCCATGAAGCCGCAAACCCCGCCACGCCCAGAACCAGAGGCCGGCGATGACAGCCATTCCGGCCCCACCGAGTACATCTTGGCGCGTTCCTGCGAACAGCGCCACCCCAACCCGCCGACGGCCTCCACCTGCCATACCTGCGGGGCAACCCTGTCCGGTCCGGCGCGCCAGGTTCGCAAGCCGGCCATGGGCCGCATGACGGTGCGCGACCGCGGGGGCATCCGCGAGTATTCGCATGAACTGAACCGCTCCGTGGTGCTGGGCCGCCAGCCCAGCGCCTCGGCGGTCAAGGAACCGAATCCACCGCGCTTGCTGCAGATTGACAGCCCGAGCGGCGACATTTCCCGCTCGCACCTGCTGGTGCGCTTGGAAGGCTGGCATGTGCAGCTCGTTGACCTGGGCGCGACCAATGGAACGATGCTCTTGCGCGAGGGCCAGGCACCGCGACGCCTCTCCCGGAACCAGGAAGTCATGCTGAAAAGCGGCGATGTGGCGGACCTCGGCGATGGTGTCAGCCTGCGTTTCGAGGATGTGCCGTGA
- a CDS encoding acyl-CoA carboxylase subunit epsilon — translation MEQDTATPAAPQIQVTKGNPSAEELAAVTALLCALGNAPAEQPDEAAPAKKRVTRLRKRRALTPRLGWAVGRR, via the coding sequence ATGGAACAGGACACCGCGACGCCTGCCGCCCCGCAGATCCAGGTGACCAAGGGCAATCCCAGCGCCGAGGAACTGGCAGCAGTCACCGCATTGCTGTGCGCCTTGGGCAATGCACCTGCCGAGCAGCCCGACGAAGCGGCACCAGCCAAGAAGCGCGTAACGCGCCTGCGCAAACGCCGCGCGCTCACCCCGCGCCTGGGCTGGGCCGTCGGACGCCGCTAA
- a CDS encoding SDR family oxidoreductase — protein sequence MTSEPRTELAPVAASLKNRTILMSGGSRGIGLAIAKAAGALGANVVLLSKTNDPHPSLEGTIHTAVEEINQAGGRGLAVVGDVRIDEDVQRAVAEAVAAFGGIDIVVNNASAINLAKTEQVDMKRYDLMQDINVRGTFLLSKTALPYLRASQHAHILTLSPPLNLDPRWAGEHLAYTMAKYGMSLTTLGLAEELKDQGVGVNSLWPETLIDTAAIRNLPGGQKMIQGARDAQIVADAAMAILSSDPRKLSGNFFTDSQVLNLAGVADLEKYSLNPDVPLVEDIFL from the coding sequence ATGACTAGTGAACCCCGCACTGAACTCGCCCCGGTCGCGGCGAGCCTCAAGAACCGCACCATCTTGATGAGCGGCGGAAGCCGCGGCATCGGATTGGCCATAGCCAAAGCAGCCGGAGCACTCGGAGCCAACGTCGTGCTGCTCTCGAAAACCAACGACCCGCATCCCAGCCTCGAAGGCACCATTCACACCGCAGTTGAAGAAATCAACCAGGCCGGCGGACGCGGCCTGGCAGTGGTGGGCGATGTGCGCATCGACGAGGACGTGCAACGCGCAGTGGCCGAAGCCGTGGCCGCCTTCGGCGGCATCGACATCGTGGTGAATAACGCCTCGGCGATTAACCTGGCCAAGACCGAGCAAGTGGACATGAAGCGCTATGACTTGATGCAGGACATCAACGTGCGCGGAACCTTCCTGCTATCCAAAACCGCGCTGCCCTACCTTCGCGCCTCGCAGCATGCCCATATTCTGACGCTGTCGCCACCGCTGAATCTGGACCCGCGCTGGGCAGGGGAGCACCTGGCCTACACGATGGCCAAGTACGGCATGTCCCTGACCACCCTTGGATTGGCCGAAGAGCTCAAGGACCAAGGCGTTGGCGTGAATTCGCTGTGGCCAGAAACCCTGATTGATACCGCGGCAATCCGAAATCTGCCCGGTGGGCAGAAGATGATCCAGGGCGCCCGCGATGCGCAAATTGTTGCCGATGCGGCCATGGCCATTTTGAGCAGCGATCCCCGAAAGCTCAGCGGCAACTTCTTCACCGACTCGCAGGTGCTGAACTTGGCTGGCGTGGCGGATCTGGAGAAATATTCGCTCAACCCCGACGTGCCGCTGGTCGAGGACATATTCCTTTAA
- a CDS encoding adenylate/guanylate cyclase domain-containing protein — MSTEHNNPPRADSPQSAAQAAREARQHPAADIPDQSDPIFELAQAMEGPLRIPAHTPDAVRDNVASLEHRLIGGQREFRRREVAAEAGISLHSARKLWRAIGFPELGDDEVFFTKADKAALGTMVDMVREGKLTEETAISLMRSVGQMTDRMVVWQIEALVEDMIANQNMSDRQARRQLFSMLPDIIPAIEDLLLYSWRRQLNSAVHRMALRVETGVAAYKQDSPEADGGTPLPLARAVGFADLVSYTSLSRRMNERTLAQLVQRFEAKCAEIISVGGGRLVKTIGDEVLYVAETPQAGALIALSLSRELAKDELFPQTRGAVVWGRVLSRLGDIYGPTVNMAARLTSLAEPGSVLTDALTANTLRNDARFVLTAQEITAVRGFGDIQPYELSPGEGAGLVID, encoded by the coding sequence ATGAGCACCGAGCACAACAATCCACCCCGGGCCGACTCCCCGCAGTCGGCCGCGCAGGCCGCCCGCGAAGCTCGTCAGCATCCTGCCGCCGACATCCCCGACCAGTCCGATCCTATTTTCGAACTGGCCCAGGCCATGGAGGGCCCGCTGCGCATCCCGGCCCACACCCCGGATGCCGTGCGCGATAACGTCGCCTCGCTGGAACACCGGCTTATCGGCGGCCAGCGCGAGTTCCGCCGCCGCGAGGTAGCGGCCGAAGCCGGAATTTCCCTGCACTCCGCCCGCAAGCTCTGGCGCGCCATCGGCTTCCCGGAACTCGGCGATGACGAGGTGTTCTTCACCAAGGCCGACAAGGCAGCGCTGGGTACCATGGTGGACATGGTGCGCGAAGGCAAGCTCACCGAGGAAACAGCGATCTCGCTGATGCGCTCGGTCGGGCAGATGACCGACCGCATGGTCGTCTGGCAAATCGAGGCCCTGGTCGAGGACATGATCGCCAACCAGAACATGTCCGACCGCCAGGCCCGCCGCCAGCTGTTCAGCATGCTGCCCGACATCATTCCGGCCATTGAGGATTTGCTCCTCTACTCCTGGCGCCGGCAGCTGAACTCGGCAGTGCACCGCATGGCACTGCGCGTGGAAACCGGTGTCGCCGCCTACAAGCAGGACAGCCCCGAGGCAGACGGCGGAACGCCGCTGCCCTTGGCCCGAGCCGTGGGCTTCGCGGATCTGGTCTCCTACACCTCGCTCTCGCGCCGCATGAACGAGCGAACCCTCGCCCAGCTGGTGCAGCGCTTCGAAGCAAAATGCGCGGAAATCATTTCCGTTGGCGGCGGGCGCCTGGTCAAGACCATCGGCGATGAAGTGCTCTACGTGGCGGAAACCCCGCAGGCTGGCGCGCTCATTGCCTTGTCGCTCTCCCGCGAACTGGCCAAGGACGAACTGTTCCCGCAAACCCGGGGAGCCGTGGTCTGGGGCCGCGTGCTGTCCCGGCTCGGCGACATCTACGGGCCGACCGTGAACATGGCCGCCCGTCTCACCTCGCTGGCCGAACCCGGATCGGTGCTCACCGATGCCCTGACTGCAAATACCCTGCGCAATGATGCCCGCTTTGTGCTGACCGCCCAGGAAATTACGGCCGTGCGCGGCTTTGGCGACATCCAACCTTACGAACTCTCGCCAGGCGAGGGAGCCGGACTGGTGATTGATTAA